A single region of the Gorilla gorilla gorilla isolate KB3781 chromosome 1, NHGRI_mGorGor1-v2.1_pri, whole genome shotgun sequence genome encodes:
- the SYTL1 gene encoding synaptotagmin-like protein 1 isoform X1, translated as MPQGGHPSQEGLWALPSLPMAHGPKPETEGLLDLSFLTEEEQEAIAGVLQRDAHLRQLEEGRVSKLRASLADPGQLKILTGDWFQEARSQRHHNAHFGSDLVRASMRRKKSTRGDQAPGHDREAEAAVKEKEEGPEPRLTIDEAPQERLRETEGPDFPSPSVPLKASDPEEASQAQEDPGQGDQQVCAQEADPELEPASGGEQEPRPQQAQVGGSGPWLLSTSGADSGRGALLPRAASRPRPRALGAGAGKEGAPRHLPPLQTKAASQILENGEEAPGPDPSLDRMLSSSSSVSSLNSSTLSGSQMSLSGDAEAVQVRGSVHFALHYEPGAAELRVHVIQCQGLAAARRRRSDPYVKSYLLPDKQSKRKTAVKKRNLNPVFNETLRYSVPQAELQGRVLSLSVWHRESLGRNIFLGEVEVPLDTWDWGSEPTWLPLQPRVPPSPDDLPSRGLLALSLKYVPAGSEGAGLPPSGELHFWVKEARDLLPLRAGSLDTYVQCFVLPDDSRASRQRTRVVRRSLSPVFNHTMVYDGFGPADLRQACAELSLWDHGALANRQLGGTRLSLGTGSSYGLQVPWMDSTPEEKQLWQALLEQPCEWVDGLLPLRTNLAPRT; from the exons ATGCCCCAGGGGGGCCACCCATCGCAAGAGGGGCTTTGGGCTCTGCCCTCCCTCCCCATGGCGCATGGGCCAAAGCCTGAGACTGAAGGACTGTTGGACCTCAGCTTCCTGacagaggaggagcaggaggccaTTGCTGGCGTCCTCCAACGAGATGCCCACCTGCGCCAGCTGGAGGAGGGGCGGGTCAG cAAGCTCCGGGCCTCACTGGCAGACCCTGGGCAGCTGAAGATCCTGAcaggggactggttccaggaagCACGCTCCCAGCGGCACCACAATGCCCACTTCGGCTCTGACCTTGTCCGAGCGTCTATGCGCAGGAAGAAGAGCACCAGGG GAGACCAGGCTCCAGGCCAcgacagggaggctgaggctgctgtgaaagagaaggaagaggggccagagcccag GCTCACCATTGATGAGGCCCCTCAGGAGAGGCTCAGGGAGACTGAG GGACCTGATTTCCCATCGCCTTCTGTCCCCCTAAAGGCTTCAGATCCTGAGGAGGCGTCCCAGGCCCAGGAAG ATCCTGGCCAAGGAGACCAACAGGTCTGTGCCCAGGAGGCTGACCCGGAGCTGGAGCCCGCGTCGGGAGGAGAGCAGGAGCCGCGGCCCCAGCAAGCCCAGGTAGGCGGGAGTGGCCCGTGGCTGCTCTCAACATCCGGAGCGGACTCCGGGCGGGGAGCGCTCCTGCCCAGGGCTGCGAGCCGCCCGCGACCCAGGGCGCTCGGGGCAGGGGCGGGGAAAGAAGGGGCGCCCCGTCACTTGCCCCCTCTGCAGACCAAGGCCGCGTCCCAGATCCTGGAGAATGGGGAGGAGGCCCCGGGGCCCGACCCCTCTCTCGACCGCATGCTCAGCAGCAGCTCCTCGGTGTCCAGCCTTAACTCCTCCACG CTGAGCGGCAGCCAGATGAGCCTGTCAGGCGACGCGGAGGCGGTGCAGGTCCGCGGCTCCGTGCACTTCGCGCTGCACTACGAGCCGGGCGCCGCCGAGCTGCGCGTGCACGTGATCCAGTGCCAGGGCCTGGCCGCCGCCCGGCGCCGCCGCTCGGACCC CTACGTCAAAAGCTACCTCCTCCCGGATAAGCAGAGCAAGCGCAAGACGGCGGTGAAGAAACGGAATCTGAATCCGGTTTTCAACGAGACTCTCCGG TACTCCGTCCCGCAGGCCGAGCTTCAGGGCCGCGTGCTGAGCCTGTCTGTGTGGCACCGCGAAAGCCTGGGTCGCAACATCTTTCTGGGCGAAGTTGAAGTGCCCCTGGACACGTGGGACTGGGGCTCTGAGCCCACCTGGCTCCCCCTGCAGCCCCGG GTCCCACCCTCTCCCGACGACCTTCCGAGCCGCGGGTTACTCGCCCTGTCCCTCAAGTACGTCCCCGCCGGCTCCGAGG GCGCAGGACTGCCCCCGAGCGGGGAGCTGCACTTCTGGGTGAAGGAGGCTCGGGACCTCCTGCCGCTGCGGGCAGGATCCCTGGACACTTACGTACAATG CTTCGTGCTGCCTGATGACAGCCGGGCCAGCCGCCAGCGTACAAGGGTTGTGCGACGCAGCCTCAGCCCTGTGTTCAATCACACCATGGTGTACGATGGCTTTGGGCCTGCTGACCTGCGCCAGGCTTGTGCCGAGCTCTCCCTCTGGGACCATGGGGCCCTGGCCAACCGCCAGCTGGGGGGCACACGCCTCAGCCTGGGCACCG GCAGCAGCTATGGGCTGCAGGTGCCCTGGATGGATTCCACACCTGAGGAGAAGCAGCTATGGCAAGCCCTCCTGGAGCAGCCGTGCGAGTGGGTGGATGGCCTTCTACCCCTCAGAACCAACCTGGCCCCCAGGACGTAG
- the SYTL1 gene encoding synaptotagmin-like protein 1 isoform X3: MPQGGHPSQEGLWALPSLPMAHGPKPETEGLLDLSFLTEEEQEAIAGVLQRDAHLRQLEEGRVSKLRASLADPGQLKILTGDWFQEARSQRHHNAHFGSDLVRASMRRKKSTRGDQAPGHDREAEAAVKEKEEGPEPRLTIDEAPQERLRETEGPDFPSPSVPLKASDPEEASQAQEDPGQGDQQVCAQEADPELEPASGGEQEPRPQQAQTKAASQILENGEEAPGPDPSLDRMLSSSSSVSSLNSSTLSGSQMSLSGDAEAVQVRGSVHFALHYEPGAAELRVHVIQCQGLAAARRRRSDPYVKSYLLPDKQSKRKTAVKKRNLNPVFNETLRYSVPQAELQGRVLSLSVWHRESLGRNIFLGEVEVPLDTWDWGSEPTWLPLQPRVPPSPDDLPSRGLLALSLKYVPAGSEGAGLPPSGELHFWVKEARDLLPLRAGSLDTYVQCFVLPDDSRASRQRTRVVRRSLSPVFNHTMVYDGFGPADLRQACAELSLWDHGALANRQLGGTRLSLGTGSSYGLQVPWMDSTPEEKQLWQALLEQPCEWVDGLLPLRTNLAPRT, encoded by the exons ATGCCCCAGGGGGGCCACCCATCGCAAGAGGGGCTTTGGGCTCTGCCCTCCCTCCCCATGGCGCATGGGCCAAAGCCTGAGACTGAAGGACTGTTGGACCTCAGCTTCCTGacagaggaggagcaggaggccaTTGCTGGCGTCCTCCAACGAGATGCCCACCTGCGCCAGCTGGAGGAGGGGCGGGTCAG cAAGCTCCGGGCCTCACTGGCAGACCCTGGGCAGCTGAAGATCCTGAcaggggactggttccaggaagCACGCTCCCAGCGGCACCACAATGCCCACTTCGGCTCTGACCTTGTCCGAGCGTCTATGCGCAGGAAGAAGAGCACCAGGG GAGACCAGGCTCCAGGCCAcgacagggaggctgaggctgctgtgaaagagaaggaagaggggccagagcccag GCTCACCATTGATGAGGCCCCTCAGGAGAGGCTCAGGGAGACTGAG GGACCTGATTTCCCATCGCCTTCTGTCCCCCTAAAGGCTTCAGATCCTGAGGAGGCGTCCCAGGCCCAGGAAG ATCCTGGCCAAGGAGACCAACAGGTCTGTGCCCAGGAGGCTGACCCGGAGCTGGAGCCCGCGTCGGGAGGAGAGCAGGAGCCGCGGCCCCAGCAAGCCCAG ACCAAGGCCGCGTCCCAGATCCTGGAGAATGGGGAGGAGGCCCCGGGGCCCGACCCCTCTCTCGACCGCATGCTCAGCAGCAGCTCCTCGGTGTCCAGCCTTAACTCCTCCACG CTGAGCGGCAGCCAGATGAGCCTGTCAGGCGACGCGGAGGCGGTGCAGGTCCGCGGCTCCGTGCACTTCGCGCTGCACTACGAGCCGGGCGCCGCCGAGCTGCGCGTGCACGTGATCCAGTGCCAGGGCCTGGCCGCCGCCCGGCGCCGCCGCTCGGACCC CTACGTCAAAAGCTACCTCCTCCCGGATAAGCAGAGCAAGCGCAAGACGGCGGTGAAGAAACGGAATCTGAATCCGGTTTTCAACGAGACTCTCCGG TACTCCGTCCCGCAGGCCGAGCTTCAGGGCCGCGTGCTGAGCCTGTCTGTGTGGCACCGCGAAAGCCTGGGTCGCAACATCTTTCTGGGCGAAGTTGAAGTGCCCCTGGACACGTGGGACTGGGGCTCTGAGCCCACCTGGCTCCCCCTGCAGCCCCGG GTCCCACCCTCTCCCGACGACCTTCCGAGCCGCGGGTTACTCGCCCTGTCCCTCAAGTACGTCCCCGCCGGCTCCGAGG GCGCAGGACTGCCCCCGAGCGGGGAGCTGCACTTCTGGGTGAAGGAGGCTCGGGACCTCCTGCCGCTGCGGGCAGGATCCCTGGACACTTACGTACAATG CTTCGTGCTGCCTGATGACAGCCGGGCCAGCCGCCAGCGTACAAGGGTTGTGCGACGCAGCCTCAGCCCTGTGTTCAATCACACCATGGTGTACGATGGCTTTGGGCCTGCTGACCTGCGCCAGGCTTGTGCCGAGCTCTCCCTCTGGGACCATGGGGCCCTGGCCAACCGCCAGCTGGGGGGCACACGCCTCAGCCTGGGCACCG GCAGCAGCTATGGGCTGCAGGTGCCCTGGATGGATTCCACACCTGAGGAGAAGCAGCTATGGCAAGCCCTCCTGGAGCAGCCGTGCGAGTGGGTGGATGGCCTTCTACCCCTCAGAACCAACCTGGCCCCCAGGACGTAG
- the SYTL1 gene encoding synaptotagmin-like protein 1 isoform X2, translated as MPQGGHPSQEGLWALPSLPMAHGPKPETEGLLDLSFLTEEEQEAIAGVLQRDAHLRQLEEGRVSKLRASLADPGQLKILTGDWFQEARSQRHHNAHFGSDLVRASMRRKKSTRGDQAPGHDREAEAAVKEKEEGPEPRLTIDEAPQERLRETEASDPEEASQAQEDPGQGDQQVCAQEADPELEPASGGEQEPRPQQAQVGGSGPWLLSTSGADSGRGALLPRAASRPRPRALGAGAGKEGAPRHLPPLQTKAASQILENGEEAPGPDPSLDRMLSSSSSVSSLNSSTLSGSQMSLSGDAEAVQVRGSVHFALHYEPGAAELRVHVIQCQGLAAARRRRSDPYVKSYLLPDKQSKRKTAVKKRNLNPVFNETLRYSVPQAELQGRVLSLSVWHRESLGRNIFLGEVEVPLDTWDWGSEPTWLPLQPRVPPSPDDLPSRGLLALSLKYVPAGSEGAGLPPSGELHFWVKEARDLLPLRAGSLDTYVQCFVLPDDSRASRQRTRVVRRSLSPVFNHTMVYDGFGPADLRQACAELSLWDHGALANRQLGGTRLSLGTGSSYGLQVPWMDSTPEEKQLWQALLEQPCEWVDGLLPLRTNLAPRT; from the exons ATGCCCCAGGGGGGCCACCCATCGCAAGAGGGGCTTTGGGCTCTGCCCTCCCTCCCCATGGCGCATGGGCCAAAGCCTGAGACTGAAGGACTGTTGGACCTCAGCTTCCTGacagaggaggagcaggaggccaTTGCTGGCGTCCTCCAACGAGATGCCCACCTGCGCCAGCTGGAGGAGGGGCGGGTCAG cAAGCTCCGGGCCTCACTGGCAGACCCTGGGCAGCTGAAGATCCTGAcaggggactggttccaggaagCACGCTCCCAGCGGCACCACAATGCCCACTTCGGCTCTGACCTTGTCCGAGCGTCTATGCGCAGGAAGAAGAGCACCAGGG GAGACCAGGCTCCAGGCCAcgacagggaggctgaggctgctgtgaaagagaaggaagaggggccagagcccag GCTCACCATTGATGAGGCCCCTCAGGAGAGGCTCAGGGAGACTGAG GCTTCAGATCCTGAGGAGGCGTCCCAGGCCCAGGAAG ATCCTGGCCAAGGAGACCAACAGGTCTGTGCCCAGGAGGCTGACCCGGAGCTGGAGCCCGCGTCGGGAGGAGAGCAGGAGCCGCGGCCCCAGCAAGCCCAGGTAGGCGGGAGTGGCCCGTGGCTGCTCTCAACATCCGGAGCGGACTCCGGGCGGGGAGCGCTCCTGCCCAGGGCTGCGAGCCGCCCGCGACCCAGGGCGCTCGGGGCAGGGGCGGGGAAAGAAGGGGCGCCCCGTCACTTGCCCCCTCTGCAGACCAAGGCCGCGTCCCAGATCCTGGAGAATGGGGAGGAGGCCCCGGGGCCCGACCCCTCTCTCGACCGCATGCTCAGCAGCAGCTCCTCGGTGTCCAGCCTTAACTCCTCCACG CTGAGCGGCAGCCAGATGAGCCTGTCAGGCGACGCGGAGGCGGTGCAGGTCCGCGGCTCCGTGCACTTCGCGCTGCACTACGAGCCGGGCGCCGCCGAGCTGCGCGTGCACGTGATCCAGTGCCAGGGCCTGGCCGCCGCCCGGCGCCGCCGCTCGGACCC CTACGTCAAAAGCTACCTCCTCCCGGATAAGCAGAGCAAGCGCAAGACGGCGGTGAAGAAACGGAATCTGAATCCGGTTTTCAACGAGACTCTCCGG TACTCCGTCCCGCAGGCCGAGCTTCAGGGCCGCGTGCTGAGCCTGTCTGTGTGGCACCGCGAAAGCCTGGGTCGCAACATCTTTCTGGGCGAAGTTGAAGTGCCCCTGGACACGTGGGACTGGGGCTCTGAGCCCACCTGGCTCCCCCTGCAGCCCCGG GTCCCACCCTCTCCCGACGACCTTCCGAGCCGCGGGTTACTCGCCCTGTCCCTCAAGTACGTCCCCGCCGGCTCCGAGG GCGCAGGACTGCCCCCGAGCGGGGAGCTGCACTTCTGGGTGAAGGAGGCTCGGGACCTCCTGCCGCTGCGGGCAGGATCCCTGGACACTTACGTACAATG CTTCGTGCTGCCTGATGACAGCCGGGCCAGCCGCCAGCGTACAAGGGTTGTGCGACGCAGCCTCAGCCCTGTGTTCAATCACACCATGGTGTACGATGGCTTTGGGCCTGCTGACCTGCGCCAGGCTTGTGCCGAGCTCTCCCTCTGGGACCATGGGGCCCTGGCCAACCGCCAGCTGGGGGGCACACGCCTCAGCCTGGGCACCG GCAGCAGCTATGGGCTGCAGGTGCCCTGGATGGATTCCACACCTGAGGAGAAGCAGCTATGGCAAGCCCTCCTGGAGCAGCCGTGCGAGTGGGTGGATGGCCTTCTACCCCTCAGAACCAACCTGGCCCCCAGGACGTAG
- the SYTL1 gene encoding synaptotagmin-like protein 1 isoform X4 — protein sequence MPQGGHPSQEGLWALPSLPMAHGPKPETEGLLDLSFLTEEEQEAIAGVLQRDAHLRQLEEGRVSKLRASLADPGQLKILTGDWFQEARSQRHHNAHFGSDLVRASMRRKKSTRGDQAPGHDREAEAAVKEKEEGPEPRLTIDEAPQERLRETEASDPEEASQAQEDPGQGDQQVCAQEADPELEPASGGEQEPRPQQAQTKAASQILENGEEAPGPDPSLDRMLSSSSSVSSLNSSTLSGSQMSLSGDAEAVQVRGSVHFALHYEPGAAELRVHVIQCQGLAAARRRRSDPYVKSYLLPDKQSKRKTAVKKRNLNPVFNETLRYSVPQAELQGRVLSLSVWHRESLGRNIFLGEVEVPLDTWDWGSEPTWLPLQPRVPPSPDDLPSRGLLALSLKYVPAGSEGAGLPPSGELHFWVKEARDLLPLRAGSLDTYVQCFVLPDDSRASRQRTRVVRRSLSPVFNHTMVYDGFGPADLRQACAELSLWDHGALANRQLGGTRLSLGTGSSYGLQVPWMDSTPEEKQLWQALLEQPCEWVDGLLPLRTNLAPRT from the exons ATGCCCCAGGGGGGCCACCCATCGCAAGAGGGGCTTTGGGCTCTGCCCTCCCTCCCCATGGCGCATGGGCCAAAGCCTGAGACTGAAGGACTGTTGGACCTCAGCTTCCTGacagaggaggagcaggaggccaTTGCTGGCGTCCTCCAACGAGATGCCCACCTGCGCCAGCTGGAGGAGGGGCGGGTCAG cAAGCTCCGGGCCTCACTGGCAGACCCTGGGCAGCTGAAGATCCTGAcaggggactggttccaggaagCACGCTCCCAGCGGCACCACAATGCCCACTTCGGCTCTGACCTTGTCCGAGCGTCTATGCGCAGGAAGAAGAGCACCAGGG GAGACCAGGCTCCAGGCCAcgacagggaggctgaggctgctgtgaaagagaaggaagaggggccagagcccag GCTCACCATTGATGAGGCCCCTCAGGAGAGGCTCAGGGAGACTGAG GCTTCAGATCCTGAGGAGGCGTCCCAGGCCCAGGAAG ATCCTGGCCAAGGAGACCAACAGGTCTGTGCCCAGGAGGCTGACCCGGAGCTGGAGCCCGCGTCGGGAGGAGAGCAGGAGCCGCGGCCCCAGCAAGCCCAG ACCAAGGCCGCGTCCCAGATCCTGGAGAATGGGGAGGAGGCCCCGGGGCCCGACCCCTCTCTCGACCGCATGCTCAGCAGCAGCTCCTCGGTGTCCAGCCTTAACTCCTCCACG CTGAGCGGCAGCCAGATGAGCCTGTCAGGCGACGCGGAGGCGGTGCAGGTCCGCGGCTCCGTGCACTTCGCGCTGCACTACGAGCCGGGCGCCGCCGAGCTGCGCGTGCACGTGATCCAGTGCCAGGGCCTGGCCGCCGCCCGGCGCCGCCGCTCGGACCC CTACGTCAAAAGCTACCTCCTCCCGGATAAGCAGAGCAAGCGCAAGACGGCGGTGAAGAAACGGAATCTGAATCCGGTTTTCAACGAGACTCTCCGG TACTCCGTCCCGCAGGCCGAGCTTCAGGGCCGCGTGCTGAGCCTGTCTGTGTGGCACCGCGAAAGCCTGGGTCGCAACATCTTTCTGGGCGAAGTTGAAGTGCCCCTGGACACGTGGGACTGGGGCTCTGAGCCCACCTGGCTCCCCCTGCAGCCCCGG GTCCCACCCTCTCCCGACGACCTTCCGAGCCGCGGGTTACTCGCCCTGTCCCTCAAGTACGTCCCCGCCGGCTCCGAGG GCGCAGGACTGCCCCCGAGCGGGGAGCTGCACTTCTGGGTGAAGGAGGCTCGGGACCTCCTGCCGCTGCGGGCAGGATCCCTGGACACTTACGTACAATG CTTCGTGCTGCCTGATGACAGCCGGGCCAGCCGCCAGCGTACAAGGGTTGTGCGACGCAGCCTCAGCCCTGTGTTCAATCACACCATGGTGTACGATGGCTTTGGGCCTGCTGACCTGCGCCAGGCTTGTGCCGAGCTCTCCCTCTGGGACCATGGGGCCCTGGCCAACCGCCAGCTGGGGGGCACACGCCTCAGCCTGGGCACCG GCAGCAGCTATGGGCTGCAGGTGCCCTGGATGGATTCCACACCTGAGGAGAAGCAGCTATGGCAAGCCCTCCTGGAGCAGCCGTGCGAGTGGGTGGATGGCCTTCTACCCCTCAGAACCAACCTGGCCCCCAGGACGTAG